One window of Erinaceus europaeus chromosome 6, mEriEur2.1, whole genome shotgun sequence genomic DNA carries:
- the NMT2 gene encoding glycylpeptide N-tetradecanoyltransferase 2 isoform X1 yields the protein MAEDSESAASQQSLDLDDQDTCGIDGDNEEEAEHTKGSPGGDLGTKKKKKKQKRKKEKPNSGGTKSDSASDSQEIKIQLPSKNPTIPMQKLQGIQRAMELLSACQGPARNIDEAAKHRYQFWDTQPVPKLNEVITSHGAIEADKDHVRQEPYSLPQGFMWDTLDLGNEEVLKELYTLLNENYVEDDDNMFRFDYSPEFLLWALRPPGWLPQWHCGVRVSSNRKLVGFISAIPANIRIYDSMKKMVEINFLCVHKKLRSKRVAPVLIREITRRVNLEGIFQAVYTAGVVLPKPVATCRYWHRSLNPRKLVEVKFSHLSRNMTLQRTMKLYRLPDATKTLGLRPMEPRDVKAVRELTNSYLQQFHLAPVMDEEEVAHWFLPQQHIIDTFVVENSSGKLTDFLSFYTLPSTVMHHPAHKSLKAAYSFYNIHTETPLLDLMHDALVIAKLKGFDVFNALDLMENKTFLEKLKFGIGDGNLQYYLYNWRCPGTDSEKVGLVLQ from the exons GAGTCCTGGAGGGGATTTGGGtaccaagaagaaaaagaagaagcagaagagaaaaaaagagaaaccaaaTTCTGGAGGCACCAAGTCAGACTCTGCATCAGATTCCCAGGAAATTAAAATTCAGCTGCCATCAAAA AATCCCACCATCCCAATGCAGAAGTTGCAGGGCATCCAGAGAGCAATGGAGCTGTTATCGGCATGCCAGGGCCCCGCCAGGAACATTGATGAGGCTGCCAAACACAGATACCAGTTTTGGGACACACAGCCGGTACCTAAACTAA aTGAGGTGATAACATCTCACGGAGCAATTGAAGCAGATAAAGACCATGTCCGTCAGGAGCCATACTCCTTGCCGCAGGGTTTTATGTGGGACACTTTAGATTTGGGTAATGAAGAAGTG CTCAAGGAGTTATACACATTGTTAAACGAGAATTACGTGGAAGATGACGACAATATGTTCCGCTTTGACTATTCCCCTGAGTTCCTGCTGTG GGCTCTTCGTCCCCCAGGCTGGCTCCCCCAGTGGCACTGTGGGGTCAGAGTGTCTTCAAACAGAAAGCTCGTCGGGTTCATAAGTGCCATCCCAGCGAACATTCGGATTTATGACAG TATGAAGAAGATGGTTGAAATTAACTTCCTTTGTGTACATAAGAAATTGAGATCTAAACGGGTAGCCCCAGTATTAATTCGAGAAATAACCAGAAGAGTGAACCTAGAAGGGATTTTTCAAGCTGTTTATACTGCTGGAGTGGTTCTTCCTAAGCCAGTGGCCACTTGCAG atactgGCATCGGTCACTAAACCCCAGAAAATTAGTAGAAGTGAAATTTTCTCACTTGAGTAGAAATATGACTTTACAGAGAACAATGAAGCTATACAGACTTCCAGAT GCAACAAAGACTTTAGGCTTGAGACCCATGGAACCAAGAGATGTCAAAGCAGTTCGAGAACTAACCAACAGCTACCTGCAGCAGTTTCACCTGGCCCCAGTGATGGATGAAGAGGAAGTTGCCCATTGGTTCCTCCCCCAGCAGCATATTATTGACACCTTTGTAGTGGAG AACTCCAGTGGTAAACTAACTGACTTCCTGAGCTTCTACACACTCCCCTCTACAGTCATGCACCACCCAGCTCACAAGAGCCTCAAGGCTGCCTACTCTTTCTACAACATTCACACAGAGACACCCCTGCTGGACCTTATGCATGACGCACTAGTCATTGCAAAATTG AAAGGATTTGATGTCTTCAATGCATTAGATTTGATGGAAAACAAGACATTCTTGGAAAAACTCAAGTTTGGCATAGGAGATGGCAATTTACAGTATTATTTGTACAATTGGAGGTGTCCAGGAACAGATTCTGAAAAG GTTGGACTTGTATTACAATAG
- the NMT2 gene encoding glycylpeptide N-tetradecanoyltransferase 2 isoform X2 yields the protein MRRRPSTPRGVLEGIWVPRRKRRSRREKKRNQILEAPSQTLHQIPRKLKFSCHQNTTPSGSRFPQEQPRNPTIPMQKLQGIQRAMELLSACQGPARNIDEAAKHRYQFWDTQPVPKLNEVITSHGAIEADKDHVRQEPYSLPQGFMWDTLDLGNEEVLKELYTLLNENYVEDDDNMFRFDYSPEFLLWALRPPGWLPQWHCGVRVSSNRKLVGFISAIPANIRIYDSMKKMVEINFLCVHKKLRSKRVAPVLIREITRRVNLEGIFQAVYTAGVVLPKPVATCRYWHRSLNPRKLVEVKFSHLSRNMTLQRTMKLYRLPDATKTLGLRPMEPRDVKAVRELTNSYLQQFHLAPVMDEEEVAHWFLPQQHIIDTFVVENSSGKLTDFLSFYTLPSTVMHHPAHKSLKAAYSFYNIHTETPLLDLMHDALVIAKLKGFDVFNALDLMENKTFLEKLKFGIGDGNLQYYLYNWRCPGTDSEKVGLVLQ from the exons GAGTCCTGGAGGGGATTTGGGtaccaagaagaaaaagaagaagcagaagagaaaaaaagagaaaccaaaTTCTGGAGGCACCAAGTCAGACTCTGCATCAGATTCCCAGGAAATTAAAATTCAGCTGCCATCAAAA CACAACACCATCTGGCAGCAGATTTCCACAGGAGCAGCCTCGG AATCCCACCATCCCAATGCAGAAGTTGCAGGGCATCCAGAGAGCAATGGAGCTGTTATCGGCATGCCAGGGCCCCGCCAGGAACATTGATGAGGCTGCCAAACACAGATACCAGTTTTGGGACACACAGCCGGTACCTAAACTAA aTGAGGTGATAACATCTCACGGAGCAATTGAAGCAGATAAAGACCATGTCCGTCAGGAGCCATACTCCTTGCCGCAGGGTTTTATGTGGGACACTTTAGATTTGGGTAATGAAGAAGTG CTCAAGGAGTTATACACATTGTTAAACGAGAATTACGTGGAAGATGACGACAATATGTTCCGCTTTGACTATTCCCCTGAGTTCCTGCTGTG GGCTCTTCGTCCCCCAGGCTGGCTCCCCCAGTGGCACTGTGGGGTCAGAGTGTCTTCAAACAGAAAGCTCGTCGGGTTCATAAGTGCCATCCCAGCGAACATTCGGATTTATGACAG TATGAAGAAGATGGTTGAAATTAACTTCCTTTGTGTACATAAGAAATTGAGATCTAAACGGGTAGCCCCAGTATTAATTCGAGAAATAACCAGAAGAGTGAACCTAGAAGGGATTTTTCAAGCTGTTTATACTGCTGGAGTGGTTCTTCCTAAGCCAGTGGCCACTTGCAG atactgGCATCGGTCACTAAACCCCAGAAAATTAGTAGAAGTGAAATTTTCTCACTTGAGTAGAAATATGACTTTACAGAGAACAATGAAGCTATACAGACTTCCAGAT GCAACAAAGACTTTAGGCTTGAGACCCATGGAACCAAGAGATGTCAAAGCAGTTCGAGAACTAACCAACAGCTACCTGCAGCAGTTTCACCTGGCCCCAGTGATGGATGAAGAGGAAGTTGCCCATTGGTTCCTCCCCCAGCAGCATATTATTGACACCTTTGTAGTGGAG AACTCCAGTGGTAAACTAACTGACTTCCTGAGCTTCTACACACTCCCCTCTACAGTCATGCACCACCCAGCTCACAAGAGCCTCAAGGCTGCCTACTCTTTCTACAACATTCACACAGAGACACCCCTGCTGGACCTTATGCATGACGCACTAGTCATTGCAAAATTG AAAGGATTTGATGTCTTCAATGCATTAGATTTGATGGAAAACAAGACATTCTTGGAAAAACTCAAGTTTGGCATAGGAGATGGCAATTTACAGTATTATTTGTACAATTGGAGGTGTCCAGGAACAGATTCTGAAAAG GTTGGACTTGTATTACAATAG